A stretch of Gossypium hirsutum isolate 1008001.06 chromosome A06, Gossypium_hirsutum_v2.1, whole genome shotgun sequence DNA encodes these proteins:
- the LOC107963121 gene encoding pyrophosphate--fructose 6-phosphate 1-phosphotransferase subunit beta: MAPSFVTNGGVAAVETTPFAGRLASVYSEVQTSRIDHALPVPSVLRSPFKIVDGPASSAAGNPDEIAKLFPNLFGQPSSMLVPNGIDSIGSDQKLKIGVVLSGGQAPGGHNVICGIFDYLQERAPGSTLYGFRGGPAGVMKGKYVELTADYIYPYRNQGGFDMICSGRDKIETPEQFKQAEETAAKLDLDGLVVIGGDDSNTNACLLAENFRSKNLKTRVIGCPKTIDGDLKCKEVPTSFGFDTACKIYAEMIGNVMIDARSTGKYYHFVRLMGRAASHITLECALQTHPNITIIGEEVAAKKLTLKNVTDYMVDVICKRAELGYNYGVILIPEGLIDFIPEVQQLIAELNEILAHDVVDENGLWKKKLTDQSLKLFEFLPQAIQEQLMLERDPHGNVQVAKIETEKMLIQMVETELEKRKQEGSYKANFKGQSHFFGYEGRCGLPTNFDASYCYALGYGAGALLHSGKTGLISSVGNLCAPVEEWTVGGTALTSMMDVERRHGKFKPVIKKAMVELDGAPFKKFASLREEWAIKNCYISPGPIQFVGPASNAVNHTLLLELGAQA; encoded by the exons ATGGCTCCCTCTTTTGTAACTAACGGCGGTGTAGCCGCCGTTGAAACGACTCCGTTCGCAGGACGTCTCGCCTCCGTTTACAGCGAGGTCCAAACGAGTCGTATCGACCACGCTCTTCCTGTACCTTCTGTTCTCAGAAGCCCCTTCAAAATTGTCGATGGTCCCGCTAGTTCCGCCGCCGGCAACCCTG ATGAGATAGCAAAGCTGTTTCCGAATCTGTTCGGGCAACCCTCGTCTATGCTGGTGCCGAACGGAATAGACAGTATCGGATCTGATCAGAAGCTAAAGATCGGTGTCGTTTTGTCTGGAGGGCAGGCACCTGGAGGTCACAATGTGATTTGCGGAATTTTCg ATTACTTGCAGGAGCGTGCTCCAGGTAGCACTTTGTATGGTTTTAGGGGTGGTCCTGCTGGGGTCATGAAGGGAAAATACGTAGAATTGACTGCAGATTATATTTACCCTTACAGAAATCAG GGTGGCTTTGATATGATCTGTAGTGGGAGAGACAAGATTGAAACTCCTGAGCAG TTCAAGCAAGCTGAAGAAACAGCAGCAAAGCTTGATCTGGATGGGCTTGTTGTTATTGGTGGGGATGACTCAAACACAAATGCTTGCCTTCTTGCTGAAAACTTCAG GAGTAAAAATCTGAAAACTCGAGTGATTGGATGCCCAAAAACCATCGATGGTGATTTGAAATGCAAAGAAGTTCCTACAAGTTTTGGGTTTGATACTGCTTGCAAA ATATATGCTGAAATGATTGGGAATGTCATGATAGATGCACGATCAACTGGAAAATATTATCATT TTGTACGGCTCATGGGACGTGCAGCTTCACACATTACTTTGGAGTGTGCTTTGCAGACTCATCCTAACATTACTATTATTGGAGAAGAG GTTGCTGCCAAGAAGTTGACCCTAAAAAATGTAACAGACTACATGGTTGATGTCATTTGCAAACGTGCTGAACTTGGTTATAACTATGGTGTTATTCTCATTCCTGAAGGTCTTATTGACTTCATTCCTGAG GTCCAGCAGCTTATTGCTGAACTTAATGAAATTCTGGCACATGATGTTGTTGATGAAAATGGCCTATGGAAAAAGAAACTTACCGATCAATCTCTGAAGCTTTTTGAGTTCTTACCTCAAGCAATTCAAGAACAATTGATGCTTGAAAGGGATCCCCATGGAAATGTTCAG gTCGCCAAAATAGAAACAGAGAAAATGCTCATTCAAATGGTTGAAACCGAATTGGAAAAGAGGAAGCAGGAAGGTTCTTATAAAGCCAATTTTAAAGGACAGTCACACTTCTTCGG ATATGAAGGTCGGTGTGGTTTGCCTACTAACTTTGATGCGTCATACTGCTATGCTTTGGGCTATGGTGCTGGTGCTCTCCTCCACAGTGGAAAAACCGGATTGATATCATCA GTAGGAAATCTGTGTGCCCCAGTTGAAGAATGGACTGTTGGAGGGACTGCCCTTACATCAATGATGGATGTGGAGAGGAGGCATG GTAAATTCAAGCCTGTTATTAAGAAGGCAATGGTAGAATTGGATG GTGCACCATTCAAGAAATTTGCTTCCTTGCGGGAGGAGTGGGCCATTAAAAACTGCTACATTAGTCCTG GTCCTATTCAATTTGTTGGGCCAGCTTCTAATGCAGTTAACCACACTCTGCTCCTTGAACTTGGGGCTCAAGCTTAG